The nucleotide window CGCTCCGAGCGCGGTGTAGGCCGCGCCGAGGTCCTTGCTCAAGTGGAAGCCGATACGCACGGGCGCGCTCGTCGCGCGTCCGGCGACGGACGTCGCGCTCTTGCCCTTGACCGTCGACGCCGTACCCGCGGCCGCCGTTGGCGCTGTCGTGTTGCCGGTCGCAGTGTCGCCGGCCAGCGCACTCGTGGCACTGGCAGATGCTGCACTCGAGCTCGTCGACGTCGTGGCGTCGTTGCGCAGCAGCGCGTTCACGTCGACGCGCCGGCCGCCGCCGGTCGAGCACGCCGACGCAAACAGCACGAGCGTCGCCGCGGCCACCACCAGCGGTGTACGTCCCTTGTCGCTCATTGTGAGTTGTAGTTAACTTCTTTTCGCTGGGCTGCGCCGGACGAAAGGGGTCGACTGTGACCTACCGCATGGGGATCGCCGACGGCTATCCGATCATCGACGCTGATACGCACATCACCGAACCTCCGGATTTGTGGACGTCGCGCTTGCCGAAGAAGTACCTCGAGCAGGCGCCGCGCGTCATCGACGGCCTGCACGGTGGCAAGGCGTGGGCGATGCCGAACGGCAACACCATGTCGCTCAGCATCCTGATCAACACCGCGGGTCAGCACCCCATGGACTGGGAGATGATCCCGAAGGACGGTTTCGACCGCATGCGCAAGGGCGCGTGGGATCCCGCCGAGCGCATCCAGGACATGAACATCGACATGGTCGACGTGCACCTGATCTTCCCGTCCTACGCGTTCATGATCATGGGCAACGACAAGGATCACGACGCCTACCTGGCCAACGTGCGCGCCTACAACGACTGGATGGCCGAGTTCTGCTCGTACGCCCCCGACCGCTTGTACGCCTACGCCGCGCTGCCCCACAGCGGCGTCGAGGACGCGATCGCCGAGGCCAAGCGCATCCGCAAGTACCCGTGCTTCAAGTCGGTCGTGCTGCGCACCTGGCCCAGCGGGGCGACCGTCGCCAAGCACCCCGTCGACGACCCGTTCTGGTCGGCGATGGAGGATCTCGATCTCGGCGTCGCCTGCCACGTGGGCTTCAACATCGGTGGCGAACTACGCGATCCGGACGTCCTGCTCAATATGGCGACGCTGCCGTTCATCAACCAGGAGAAGCTCGCGATCTCCGCCATGCCGGTGCTGTCGGAGATGGTGCTCGGCGGCGCGCTCGAGCGTCACCCGCGGCTGCGCTTCGGGCTGCTCGAAGTGGGCGTCGCGTGGGTCCCGTTCTTCATGGAACAGTCCGACGACAACTACATGCGTCACCGCTTCTGGACCAACTCGCACTTGTCGATGCCGCCGTCGGAGTACTGGAGCCGGCAGTGCTTCGCCAGCTTCCAGGTCGACACGTACGGGCTCGCCAACCGCGACCGTGTCGGCATCGACACCATCATGTGGACGAGCGACTACCCCCACGCCGGTTCCGACTGGCCCTACGCCCGTGAGCGCATCAACATGCAGCTCGGCCATCTGCCCGAGGACGAGAAGCGCAAGATCCTGTGTGACAACGTGGCGCGCTTCTACGGTCTCGACGCCTCCGACCTGGCGCGGGCGACGGGCGCGAGCACGAACGAGGCGAAGCCCAAGCGGGCGGCGAAGGCGCCCGTCAAGGCCCGGGCCTGACGCGCTACGTTATTTCCCGTTCACATCGCGCCGGGTAGCTGAGCTCCCGGGAGAGGAGCCAGTTGCGGGTGGTGGGGTCCCCAAACCGGGCACGCGGCCTTCGTTGGTGGCGCGTCCTACTGGTGCTCGGTGTCGTGCTCGTGGCGCTCTTCCCCGCGACGCGCGGCCTGGCGGACGCACCGGCGCAGCAGGGCTGGTGGTACCGCCTGCACAGCGGCAGCATCGCCGCGCCGGCGCCCCCTGACGCACCCGACGGCGGGCTCTACGTCGCCGCCGATCCCGCCGGTCCGTTGGCGGTCGCCGCGCTGCGCTTCCGCGCCGCGGTGCCGGGCACGCTCACCCTGAAACTCGCGGACAGCACGGCGCCGGCGAGCACGTCGGTCGCGCTGTCGCCGGCGACCAAGGCGTGGACGGCAGTCCAAGACGGCGACTGGGCCAAGGCGCCGACCTACGACGCGTCGGTGTCGATCGCCGGCAAAGCCGCGGCGGACGGCAAGTCGATCACGTGGTCGCTACCGGCGACGTTCCCGCTCCGAGATGGCGCCATCGACGTCGTGCTGCTCCAGACCGGTTCGGGCCTGGCGTCGACGCCGCTGGTGAAGCCGGGTGGCGACGCCTACCAACCGACGGCGCCGCCCGTGACGGCGTCGACGGCGCCCGAAGTGGCGGTCACCGACGACGGCGCTGCCTTCGCCCCTGACGAGTTCGCCGGCGACATCGTTTCCGGCGACACCGTGCCGACCGACGACACGGTCGTGACCGAACCCCCGGCGCCCGCCGGCGGCACGTTTGCCGAGCCGGGCAAGACCTTCGCCAGCGGTAGCGTTGGCAGCGGCAAGTCCGCCGGCGGCCTGCACCACCTCGAGTTTCCGTTCCCGGTGCTGGTGCTGGGCGCCATCACCGGCATGACCTACGGCATCCTCGCCGTCGGTCTGGTGCTGATCTACCGCTCGAACCGCATCATCAATTTCGCCCACGGCGAGATCGGCGCGTTCGCCGCGGCGGTGCTCGGCGTCACCGTCACGCGCTGGCACGTGCCGTACTGGATCGCGTTCCCCGGCGCGCTCGCCATCGCGGCGGGGATCGGAGCGCTGAGCGAAGTCGTCGTGGTGCGCCGCCTGCGCAAAGCGCCGCCGGTGATGAGCATCGTCGGCACGCTCGGCCTCGCCAGCTTCCTGCTGGTGTTCTCGTTGGTGGTGAACAGCCAGGCGAGCGCGGGCCGGTTGTTCCCGCAGCCGGCGTTCCTCCCCGAGTTCGACATCGGCGCCCTTCGAGTCACCCGGGCGTACTCGGCGATGCTGTTCATCACGCCGCTGCTCGTCGCCGGCCTCGTCGTGTTCCTGCGCAAGAGCCGGTCGGGCCTCGGCATCCGCGCCGCGGCGGCCAACCAGGACGCGGCGCGCCTCGCCGGCGTCTTCGCGGCGCGCATGTCGACGCTGGCATGGGCGATCGCCGGAGCGGTGTCGGCCTTCACCGCCATCCTCGTGTTGCCGACACGCGGTTTCGCCAACGCGCAGTTTCTCGGTCCGGGCCTCCTGCTGCGTGCCCTCGCCGCCGCGGTGGTCGCGCGGATGGTCAGCCTGCCGATCGCCCTGTTCGTCGGCATCGCCGTGGGCATCGTCGAGCAGATGCTGTTGTGGAACTACCCGCGCGGCGGCCTCGTCGAGGCGGTCCTGTTCATCGGCATCCTGGCCGTGCTCGTGTTGCAGCGCAGCCGCGGGCTCACCCGCGACGAGGAGAAGGGGAGCTGGGCCGCGGTGCAGCCGTGGGAGCCGCTGCCCGAGAAGCTGCGCGAGATCTGGCCGATCCGCAACCTCGGCCTCATCATGGCGGGCATCGGCCTCGCCGTCGCCTTGTTGATGCCGGTGTTCTCGACGAACGCCACGTCGGTCACGCTCGTCGTGATCATGGCCTTCGCCATCGTCGGCCTCTCCGTCGGCGTGGTCACGGGCCTCGGCGGTCAGCTGTCGCTCGGTCAGTTCGCACTCGCGGGCGTCGGTGCCACGGTGTCCTACGTCGTCACGTACCACACCGGCAACTACTTCCTCGGCTTCCTGTGCGCCGGTCTGGCCGCGGCTGCGGTGTCGCTAGGTATCGGGATTCCGGCGCTGCGCATCCGCGGGCTCATGCTCGCCGTCACCACGCTCGGCTTCGCGCTGGCCACCCAGGGCTGGCTGTTCCAGCAGTCCTGGATGCTCGGCGAGGGCATCGATCCCGGCCGGCCGATCATCGGCCACACCACCTTCGACACCGGCAAGAAGTACTACCTATTCGCGCTCATCCCGCTCGTGCTGACCGTGTGGCTGGCGCGCAACATCTGGACGAGCGGCGTGGGCCGGCGCCTGCGCGCCATCCGCGACAACGAGGCGGCGGCGCGGGCCTTCACCATCCCGTCCACCGCGGTGAAGCTGCAGGGGTTCGTGCTCGCCGGCTTCCTCGCGGGCGTCGGCGGCGCGGTGTACGGCCACGCACTGTCGCGCCTGTCGTCGACGGCGTTCCCGATCGGTGCGAGCATCAACGTCGCGGCGATGACCGTCCTTGGTGGCATCGGCGTGCTCGCCGGCCCGCTGATCGGCGCGTTCTACATCATCGGCATCCCACAGTTCCTCCCGCTCGACAATGCAGGGCTCGCGGCGACGTCGCTCGGCTGGCTCGTACTCATCTTGTACTTCCCGGGTGGCATCGCGCAGATGCTCAAGGGCGTGCGCGACCGGGTGATCGACTTCATCGCCCGGCGCGCCGGCGTCGACCCCGTCGCGATCCGCGCCGAAGAGGACGCCGCCGACGACGCCGTGCACGCGGCCGGACCGCTGGAGCTCACGCGCCACATCCCGCGCCACGTCCCCGAGGAGGGGCCGCTGCTCGAAGTGCGTGACATTGCCAAGTCCTTCGGTGGCGTGCGGGCCGTCGACGGCGTCAGCTTCGACGTGCGGCCGGGTGAGACGCTCGGGCTCATCGGCCAGAACGGCGCCGGCAAGACGACGCTGTTCGAGCTCATCGGCGGCTTCACCAAAGCCGACGCCGGCCAGGTCATCCTCGCCGGCAAGGACATCAGCAACTTCGGCCCCGAGGCCCGCGGTCACCTCGGCCTCATTCGCTCGTTCCAGGACGCGGCGCTGTTCCCGACGATGACGGTGCTCGAGACGGTGATGCTGTCGCTCGAGCGCGCTGAACCGACGCGGCTGCCGCTTTCACTCGTCGGGCTCGGCCGCACGGAGCGGCGCAAGGAGGAACGCGCCCGCGAACTCATCTCGGCGATGGGCCTCTACGCGTTCCGCAACAAGCAGATCGCCGCGCTGTCGACGGGTACGCGCCGCATCACCGAGTTGACGTGCCTCGTCGCCCTCGAGCCGACGCTGTTGCTGCTCGACGAACCCGCGTCGGGCATCGCGCAGCGCGAGACCGAGGCGCTCGGTGACCTGCTGGCGCGCCTGAAGCAGACCCTCGACATGACGCTGATCATCATCGAGCACGACATCCCGCTGATCATGCGACTGTCCGATCGCGTGGTGGCGATGGAGTCGGGCCGCGTGATTGCGGACGGGACGCCCGACGAGGTGCGCAACAACCCACTCGTGGTCGAGTCGTATCTCGGCGGCGACGTGCGCGCCATCGAGCGTTCGGACGCACTCGTGGGGGTGGGGAAGTGATGCGCCGCCTTGCCTTTGTCCTCGTGGTGTTGACGCTGCTGCCGGCGTGCGCTGTGAGCGGACTCGGCTTCTCGAACGACCACCGCGTTGACATCGTGGCGCCCGACAACCGCGCCAAGGTCGACCTGCCGGTCACCATCAAGTGGCGGGCGCCGGGCATCACGCACGCCGCCGACGGCACGCCGTTCTTCGTCGTGTTCCTGGACCGGGCGCCGATCCGTCCCGGACAGACGCTGCGTGCCGTGGCCGACGACAGCTGCAACCGGACGCCCGGCTGCCCGGATCTGGCGTACTTGCGCGACCGGTACGTCTTCGTCACAAAGAAGACTTCGCTCACGCTCGCCGTCGTTCCCAAGCCCACCGGTCAGCGGACCGGGGCCAAGGAGTCGCATGAGGCGACCATCGTCCTCGTGAACGCCGACGGCCGTCGCATCGGCGAAGCCGCCTACACCGTCGACTTCACGGTCAAGTCCCGATGACGACGACGTCGCGACGCACCAAGAAGACGGAGAAGCAAATGGCTGCGACCGTTGAACATCTCACCGAGATCCACGAGGCGGAGGCCGCCGTCGACACCCTCGAGTTGAGCCAGGACCGCCTGCGCGAGCGGGCGCGCCAGGTCATGGGCATCACCGGTGAGAAGGATGAGTCGACGCTCGTGCGGTTGCGCGACGGGATCGCGCAATCCAAGACCGGGTGGTACCCGCTGATCGCGCTCGGCGCACTCATCATCGTCGACCAGTTCCAGGGATTCGCGTTCTCGATCCTCGGCCCGGAAATCAGCCGCTCGCTGGGCGTGAGCAAGGGGCTGCTGGCGTTCCTCGTCCTGATCAAGACGATCACGATCACGTTCTCGTCCCTGCCGATCGCCGCCATCGTGCAGGGCAAGCCGCGCCGCGCCATGGTGGCCAAGGTCAGCGGCGCGGTGTGGAGCCTCGCCACTCTGGCGTCGGGCTTCGTCATCAACGTGTGGGGTCTGCTGCTCGTGCTGGTGGCCGACGGCGCGTCGACGGCGTCGGTCGAGTCGGTACACGCGCCCCTCATCATGGACAGCTACCCGACGAACGTGCGCGTGCGCGCCCTGTCGGCGTATCGCGGCGCCGTCGCCATCGGCACCGTGGCGGCGCCGCTGCTCGTCGGTCTCGTCACCGGCGTGTTCGACAAGACGTGGCGCTTCGTGTTCGTATCGATGGGCATCATCTGCTTGATCGCCGTGGCGGTTGCCTCGCGGTTGAAGGACCCGGGCTTCGGCGTGTTCGACACGGAGAAGATCAAGCAGGAAGTGCACCGCGACGCCGGCAACGGCACGGCGGAGGCGGCTCCGGACGTCGAACTCGGCTTCTTCGAGATCGTGCGGCGCGTCATGCTCATCCCGACGATCCGACGCCTGCTCGGAGCGTGGGCGGCAATCGGCGTGATGCTGTTCCCGTTCTACACGTTCCTCTTCTTCTTCCTCGACGAGAAGTGGGGCATGGGGCCGGGCGCCCGCTCGGTGTTCTTCGCCTTCGTGTGGGCCTGCGCCGTGCCGGCGCTCGCGTGGTTCGGCCGGCGCGGCGAAGCGATGTTCCGGGAGGACCCGGCCAAGCTGACGCGCTTCGTGTCGTTGCTCCTCATCGGTGTCGTCATCGGCCTCGCCGTGGGCGTCGCGTCACCGGTGTTCCCCCTTATGGTCGCGGGCTTCGCCCTTGTGTTCCTGATGGCCACGATGCTCACCCCCGCCGTGAGCATGATCGTGCTGTCGGTTGTCCCACCGAAGATGCGACCGCACACCTCCGCCCTGCTCGGCATCTTCCTCGCCGGAGTCGGTGGCATCGGCGGGCTGCTGCTGCTGAGCGGGATCGACCGCCGCTTCGGCCTCGCGGGCGCCATCGTGTCGCTCTCGGGCCCGATCCTCATTGCTGCCTTCGTGGTCTACCGCACAGCGCCGCAGGTGCCGCTCGACCTCGATCGCATGATCGACGAGATCGTCGAGCGCGAAGAGCTGCGCGTCATGCAGAGCCAGGGCGTGCACCTGCCGATGCTTGCG belongs to Acidimicrobiales bacterium and includes:
- a CDS encoding amidohydrolase family protein encodes the protein MTYRMGIADGYPIIDADTHITEPPDLWTSRLPKKYLEQAPRVIDGLHGGKAWAMPNGNTMSLSILINTAGQHPMDWEMIPKDGFDRMRKGAWDPAERIQDMNIDMVDVHLIFPSYAFMIMGNDKDHDAYLANVRAYNDWMAEFCSYAPDRLYAYAALPHSGVEDAIAEAKRIRKYPCFKSVVLRTWPSGATVAKHPVDDPFWSAMEDLDLGVACHVGFNIGGELRDPDVLLNMATLPFINQEKLAISAMPVLSEMVLGGALERHPRLRFGLLEVGVAWVPFFMEQSDDNYMRHRFWTNSHLSMPPSEYWSRQCFASFQVDTYGLANRDRVGIDTIMWTSDYPHAGSDWPYARERINMQLGHLPEDEKRKILCDNVARFYGLDASDLARATGASTNEAKPKRAAKAPVKARA
- a CDS encoding ATP-binding cassette domain-containing protein; translated protein: MLGVVLVALFPATRGLADAPAQQGWWYRLHSGSIAAPAPPDAPDGGLYVAADPAGPLAVAALRFRAAVPGTLTLKLADSTAPASTSVALSPATKAWTAVQDGDWAKAPTYDASVSIAGKAAADGKSITWSLPATFPLRDGAIDVVLLQTGSGLASTPLVKPGGDAYQPTAPPVTASTAPEVAVTDDGAAFAPDEFAGDIVSGDTVPTDDTVVTEPPAPAGGTFAEPGKTFASGSVGSGKSAGGLHHLEFPFPVLVLGAITGMTYGILAVGLVLIYRSNRIINFAHGEIGAFAAAVLGVTVTRWHVPYWIAFPGALAIAAGIGALSEVVVVRRLRKAPPVMSIVGTLGLASFLLVFSLVVNSQASAGRLFPQPAFLPEFDIGALRVTRAYSAMLFITPLLVAGLVVFLRKSRSGLGIRAAAANQDAARLAGVFAARMSTLAWAIAGAVSAFTAILVLPTRGFANAQFLGPGLLLRALAAAVVARMVSLPIALFVGIAVGIVEQMLLWNYPRGGLVEAVLFIGILAVLVLQRSRGLTRDEEKGSWAAVQPWEPLPEKLREIWPIRNLGLIMAGIGLAVALLMPVFSTNATSVTLVVIMAFAIVGLSVGVVTGLGGQLSLGQFALAGVGATVSYVVTYHTGNYFLGFLCAGLAAAAVSLGIGIPALRIRGLMLAVTTLGFALATQGWLFQQSWMLGEGIDPGRPIIGHTTFDTGKKYYLFALIPLVLTVWLARNIWTSGVGRRLRAIRDNEAAARAFTIPSTAVKLQGFVLAGFLAGVGGAVYGHALSRLSSTAFPIGASINVAAMTVLGGIGVLAGPLIGAFYIIGIPQFLPLDNAGLAATSLGWLVLILYFPGGIAQMLKGVRDRVIDFIARRAGVDPVAIRAEEDAADDAVHAAGPLELTRHIPRHVPEEGPLLEVRDIAKSFGGVRAVDGVSFDVRPGETLGLIGQNGAGKTTLFELIGGFTKADAGQVILAGKDISNFGPEARGHLGLIRSFQDAALFPTMTVLETVMLSLERAEPTRLPLSLVGLGRTERRKEERARELISAMGLYAFRNKQIAALSTGTRRITELTCLVALEPTLLLLDEPASGIAQRETEALGDLLARLKQTLDMTLIIIEHDIPLIMRLSDRVVAMESGRVIADGTPDEVRNNPLVVESYLGGDVRAIERSDALVGVGK
- a CDS encoding MFS transporter, producing MAATVEHLTEIHEAEAAVDTLELSQDRLRERARQVMGITGEKDESTLVRLRDGIAQSKTGWYPLIALGALIIVDQFQGFAFSILGPEISRSLGVSKGLLAFLVLIKTITITFSSLPIAAIVQGKPRRAMVAKVSGAVWSLATLASGFVINVWGLLLVLVADGASTASVESVHAPLIMDSYPTNVRVRALSAYRGAVAIGTVAAPLLVGLVTGVFDKTWRFVFVSMGIICLIAVAVASRLKDPGFGVFDTEKIKQEVHRDAGNGTAEAAPDVELGFFEIVRRVMLIPTIRRLLGAWAAIGVMLFPFYTFLFFFLDEKWGMGPGARSVFFAFVWACAVPALAWFGRRGEAMFREDPAKLTRFVSLLLIGVVIGLAVGVASPVFPLMVAGFALVFLMATMLTPAVSMIVLSVVPPKMRPHTSALLGIFLAGVGGIGGLLLLSGIDRRFGLAGAIVSLSGPILIAAFVVYRTAPQVPLDLDRMIDEIVEREELRVMQSQGVHLPMLACRHIDFAYDRLQVLFDVNFTVDDGEMVALLGTNGAGKSTLLRVISGLGLPSKGSVHFRGAEITYLDAERRLHHGITQIPGGRAVFGPMTVLDNLRVYGHSLGRRPSAVDAGIDKTFDAFPRLAERRNQLASTLSGGEQQMLGLGKAFILEPRLLLIDELSLGLAPKIVGELLEMVRQINAQGTAVVLVEQSVNIALSLVNHAYFMEKGEIRFDGRAQDLLDRPDLLRSVFLEGAAKGLGH